CTCCGGTTCCTGGAACTGCAGGCGGAACAATTTCTCATAGTATCCGCCCTGCGCCAGCAGTTCGCGATGCGTGCCGCGCTCGATGATGCGGCCCTCGCGAATCACCAGAATTTTGTCGGCATCGAGAATCGTTGAGAGTCGATGCGCGATGATGAGCGACGTGCGCCCGGTCAGCAGGCGCTTGAGCGCCACTTGAATCCGCTTCTCGGTGTCGGGATCAACGGAGCTGGTGGCCTCGTCGAGCAGCAACACCTGCGGATTAAAGACCATGGCGCGGGCAAACGACAGCAGTTGCCGTTCGCCGCGGCTGAGATTGCCGCCGCGATCGGAGATCGGCGTGTCGTAGCCCTTCGGCAGATGCTCGACGAAGCGATCGGCCGAGACCAGATGCGCCGCCGCATGCAACGCTTCCTCCGAGACTCCACCCTGACCGAGCGTGATGTTCTCGCGCACATTGCCGGGGAAGAGGAAGATGTCCTGCAGGACCAGGCCGAACTTGCCGCGCAAATCGGCCAGCGTCAGCTCGCGGACATCGATGCCGTCCACCGTAATGCGGCCTTCGGTCGGATCGTAGAAGCGCAGCAGCAGGTTGACGATTGTGCTCTTGCCGCCGCCGGTAACGCCGACCAGTGCGACCTTCTCACCCTTGCGGATTTCGAAGTCGATAGCGCGGACGGCGTATTTGCCGTCGTTGGTGTACGAGAGGCCGACGTTTTCGAAACGGATGACGTCGGCAAATCCCGGCCACGACTTCGGTGACGGTATCTGCACGATGCGCTCCTCGCAGTTGAGCAGGCCGAAAATGCGGCGAGCGCCGGCAATGGCTCTCTGGATGACGTGCAACTCCTCCGCCGAGCGATGGATCGGGTCGAAGAAGCGGCGGATATACAGGATGAACGCCACAATCACGCCCGCCGACATCGCGCCGGCAGCATCGGCAGTGCCAGTGGCATTGAGCACGAGCAGCGCGCCGAAGAACGTGACGCCCGCGATCGCGACCTTCTCGAGAAACACCAGCGCGTTGCCGAAGGCCGTGTTCCCGATGTGGGCTTCGGCCTCGACGCGGAACTTGCGGCGATTGACCGTGCGCATCCGGTCGGTGGCCCAACCCTGCCGGTTGAAGACCTGCACGACGTTCATGCCCTGCAGGAATTCGGTCATCGTGGCGGTGACGTCGGCCATCCGTTTGCGCACATCGAGGAAACGCGGCGTCGTGTAGCGCTGATAGCCCCAGATCAGGGCGAAGACGATCGGCGCCATGGCGACGACCAGCAAGGTCAGCTTCCAGTTGTAATAGAACATTACCGCCAGCGTGCCGCTGATCATCAGTATGTCGCCGACGAGCATGACGACGATATTAGCGAACAACTGCCGCAGCGATTCGCCGTCGGATTCAACCCGCGACAACAGCCGGCCGACCGGATTGCGGTCGAAATAGGAAACCGACAGGCCAAGCACGTGATCAAAGCAGCGCTGTTTGAGACCGGTGATGATATCCTGGCCGATGATCTCCAGATGCACACGCTGGGCGTAGCTCGTGACGAGGAAGACCAGCAGGATCGAGATATAGAGCAGCGACCAGCGCACGATGGTGCTCTTGACCTCGGTGCCGGCGGCGACGGCAGTCTGGGCCGCCGCAGGCGCAGCCTCGGCGATCTGCCGTCCGGCAGCCGCGGCGACATCAATCGACTTCTGAATGATGATCGGGCCGGCCAGCGACAAGACCGTGGCCAGAATCAACAGCGCCAAATTCCACAGCAGGCGCTTGCGGTGCGGCTGGAGCAGCGGCAGCAGGCCGCGGAAGGCCTCTTTGCTGCTGATGCCGTCTTCTTGTTCGTGTTCGTAAAAGACTGAGTCCATATTGAAATCTTACTTTCCGTCGAGATCAGGTTGTCAACTGCGTCCGGCGTTGACTGCAAAAAAAAGAGCCGGACTCTTGCGGGTCCGGCTCGAAAGCTTCCACTCCGATACAATCATCGCTTGTCAGGGAGTTTTCGAGACGGAACCCGATACTGTCGCAGGCACACTACGCCCTTGGCATTGGCGAGCGACATTCTGAAACACAACATCATTCGTTTCCGTCTCCTGAGAATCACATTTGAAAGTGTCGATGAAATTACTTACTGATCTCATCGGCGAATTGTTGCATCAAAATAGCTCCAAGTTCAAAGCTGTCAAGATTTTTTCTGAGTCGATCTGGGGGCGGTATCGCAACCGGAAGTCGGACAGGTCGTTAGGTTGACGAAATTCCCGCATCGCCGGCAGGATAGCGAACCATCGACAGCGGCAATCGACAGTTGTAACAGAAAGAAAGGAAGAACAAATCATGGCAAAGTACCCAGATATCACTCTGAAGCGAGGCTACAGCACCAGTGGGGGAAACCCGACCCAGATCGAAGTTGCCGGCGTCCTTGAGGCGCTGGTCAATCTCTGGAGTAGCCCGGCATCCGGCGCGTCGCGCGCCAAGTCGGCGATCATGAACCTGGCGCGACAGGGCGAGGACGGCCAGCGCTTGCTGAAGGAGATTCGGCTGATGATTAATCGGCGGCAGTGGCTGACGCGCGAGACCAAGATCAAGACAGCGCACCAAGAGTTGGCTACGGCCATTACGCGTTTCGTTCGCCCGATGTAACCTGATCCCAGTCGCGCGGCATTTCCGCTTGCGTTTACGTACGTGAGACGCCAGAT
This sequence is a window from Candidatus Zixiibacteriota bacterium. Protein-coding genes within it:
- a CDS encoding ABC transporter ATP-binding protein; translation: MDSVFYEHEQEDGISSKEAFRGLLPLLQPHRKRLLWNLALLILATVLSLAGPIIIQKSIDVAAAAGRQIAEAAPAAAQTAVAAGTEVKSTIVRWSLLYISILLVFLVTSYAQRVHLEIIGQDIITGLKQRCFDHVLGLSVSYFDRNPVGRLLSRVESDGESLRQLFANIVVMLVGDILMISGTLAVMFYYNWKLTLLVVAMAPIVFALIWGYQRYTTPRFLDVRKRMADVTATMTEFLQGMNVVQVFNRQGWATDRMRTVNRRKFRVEAEAHIGNTAFGNALVFLEKVAIAGVTFFGALLVLNATGTADAAGAMSAGVIVAFILYIRRFFDPIHRSAEELHVIQRAIAGARRIFGLLNCEERIVQIPSPKSWPGFADVIRFENVGLSYTNDGKYAVRAIDFEIRKGEKVALVGVTGGGKSTIVNLLLRFYDPTEGRITVDGIDVRELTLADLRGKFGLVLQDIFLFPGNVRENITLGQGGVSEEALHAAAHLVSADRFVEHLPKGYDTPISDRGGNLSRGERQLLSFARAMVFNPQVLLLDEATSSVDPDTEKRIQVALKRLLTGRTSLIIAHRLSTILDADKILVIREGRIIERGTHRELLAQGGYYEKLFRLQFQEPEKLKVTNVEQV